One region of Gossypium raimondii isolate GPD5lz chromosome 6, ASM2569854v1, whole genome shotgun sequence genomic DNA includes:
- the LOC105773318 gene encoding copper-transporting ATPase PAA2, chloroplastic isoform X2, with translation MAMAGDLLRLSVLNRPKLSFSNGAKLKADRFGLLKRCPRGRFHCRPRSTPGFVLFSSLETRLESEESSIQPVGQKLKDPSVLLDVNGMMCGGCVSRVKSVISSDERVESVVVNLLTETAAIKLKREVMERETVESVAESIAQRVSECGFMAKRRVSGIGIAENMRKWKEMLKKKEELLVKSRNRVAFAWTLVALCCGAHASHILHSLGIHFGHGSFLEVLHNSYVKGGLALTALLGPGRDLLVDGLLAFKKGSPNMNSLVGFGSIAAFIISAVSLLNPGLEWDASFFDEPVMLLGFVLLGRSLEEKARIRASSDMNELLSLISTRSRLVITSSDTDSSADSVLSSDAICIEVPSDDIRVGDSVLVLPGETIPVDGKVLTGRSVVDESMLTGESLPVFKEKGLTVSAGTINWDGPLRIGATSTGSNSTIAKIVRMVEDAQGQEAPVQRLADAIAGPFVYSIMTLSAATFAFWYYAGSHIFPDVLLNDIAGPDGDPLLLSLKLAVDVLVVSCPCALGLATPTAILVGTSLGARQGLLIRGGDVLERLANVDRIAFDKTGTLTEGKPTVSSVSSFTYDESEILQIAAAVERTAIHPIAQAIVKKAELLNLVLPETRGQLVEPGFGTLAEVNGRLVAVGKLEWVNERFQIKASPSDLMALEHAVMRQSSSPSNYSKTAIYVGREGEGVIGAIGMSDSLRFDAESTVSRLQRKGIKTILISGDREEAVATIAKTVGIEHEFVNASLTPQQKSRVISTLQTAGHHIAMGMALMMHHPWPLRMWGLLYRLKHKKLQPRMQHLLYFLATDSHR, from the exons ATGGCAATGGCGGGGGATCTGTTAAGACTCTCTGTATTAAATCGGCCAAAGCTCTCTTTCAGTAATGGCGCGAAACTCAAAGCTGACCGCTTTGGCTTGCTAAAACGATGCCCTCGCGGTCGTTTCCATTGTCGGCCTCGGTCAACTCCTGGATTCGTCTTGTTCAGTTCACTGGAGACTAGATTAGAGTCGGAGGAATCGTCTATACAGCCGGTAGGACAGAAGCTTAAAGATCCGTCGGTTCTCCTCGATGTCAACGGGATGATGTGCGGCGGATGCGTGTCCCGAGTCAAATCGGTTATCTCTTCCGACGAGCGAGTCGAATCAGTAGTAGTCAACTTGTTGACCGAGACGGCGGCGATCAAGTTGAAGCGGGAGGTGATGGAGAGGGAAACCGTGGAGAGTGTTGCGGAGAGTATAGCTCAGAGGGTGAGCGAGTGCGGGTTCATGGCTAAGAGGAGGGTTTCGGGGATTGGAATCGCGGAGAACATGAGGAAGTGGAAGGAaatgttgaagaagaaagaggaaTTGTTGGTGAAGAGTAGGAATCGAGTGGCTTTTGCTTGGACTTTGGTGGCGCTTTGTTGTGGAGCTCATGCTTCACATATTTTGCACTCCCTAGGGATTCATTTCGGCCatg GATCGTTTCTGGAGGTCCTTCATAATTCTTATGTCAAAGGAGGATTGGCTTTAACGGCTTTGTTGGGTCCAGGAAGAG ATTTGCTAGTTGATGGATTATTGGCATTCAAGAAAGGATCTCCCAATATGAATTCTCTTGTGGGTTTTGGATCAATTGCTGCATTTATCATTAGTGCA GTCTCACTTCTTAACCCTGGGCTTGAATGGGATGCTTCATTCTTTGATGAGCCG GTCATGCTTCTTGGTTTTGTGCTCCTGGGACGTTCGTTGGAAGAAAAAGCAAGGATTAGGGCATCCAGCGACATGAATGAACTTTTA TCATTGATATCCACTCGGTCAAGACTTGTAATTACTTCATCAGACACTGATTCCTCTGCTGATTCTGTACTTAGCTCTGATGCTATTTGCATTGAGGTCCCCTCAGATGATATTCGAGTTGGAGATTCGGTATTAGTTTTGCCTGGAGAAACAATTCCTGTAGAT GGGAAAGTTCTTACAGGAAGAAGTGTGGTTGATGAATCCATGCTGACGGGAGAATCACTTCCAGTATTCAAGGAAAAGGGTCTTACGGTCTCTGCTGGAACTATAAATTGG GATGGCCCTTTAAGAATAGGAGCAACTTCCACAGGCTCCAACTCAACTATTGCTAAGATCGTACGCATG GTTGAAGATGCTCAAGGACAAGAAGCACCTGTACAGAGGCTTGCAGATGCGATAGCCGGGCCATTTGTATACAGCATAATGACTCTGTCAGCTGCAACGTTTGCTTTCTG GTATTATGCTGGGTCGCACATATTTCCAGATGTTTTGCTCAATGATATTGCTGGCCCTGATGGAGATCCATTGCTTTTGAGTTTGAAACTTGCAGTGGATGTCTTA GTAGTTTCCTGCCCTTGTGCTCTGGGTCTTGCCACACCAACAGCAATCCTTGTTGGCACCTCTCTTG GAGCAAGACAAGGACTGCTTATAAGAGGTGGGGATGTTCTGGAACGCTTGGCCAATGTAGACCGTATTGCTTTTGACAAA ACTGGGACTCTCACTGAAGGAAAACCAACTGTCTCATCAGTTTCTTCCTTTACTTATGATGAATCAGAAATTCTTCAAATTGCTGCAGCAGTGGAGAGAACAGCAATACATCCGATTGCTCAGGCTATTGTAAAGAAGGCAGAGTTGTTGAATTTGGTACTCCCAGAAACTAGAGGACAACTAGTTGAACCAGGTTTTGGAACCTTAGCTGAAGTAAATGGACGTTTGGTTGCTGTCGGTAAATTAGAATGGGTTAATGAACGCTTCCAGATAAAAGCAAGTCCATCTGATTTGATGGCTTTAGAACATGCTGTAATGCGTCagtcatcatcaccatcaaactATTCAAAAACAGCTATCTATGTTGGACGTGAAGGAGAAGGCGTAATAGGTGCTATAGGAATGTCTGACAGTCTGCGGTTTGATGCCGAGTCTACCGTGAGCAG GCTTCAGCGGAAAGGTATCAAAACAATCCTTATTTCAGGAGACAGGGAAGAGGCAGTTGCAACTATTGCGAAGACAGTTGGAATAGAACATGAATTTGTTAATGCATCCTTGACACCTCAGCAGAAATCAAGGGTTATATCTACTCTTCAAACTGCAGGACATCACATTGCCAT